From Nitrospirae bacterium YQR-1:
GTGTGCCAATCAAAAGAACTATAGAAGAGTAAAAGGTTTATAATAGGTAATCTATGCCTTTACTCGTTTTTCTCTCCCTGCTCATAACCGCCGACAACAGCACCGTCTTTTTTGTACACAATTCCGCGCACGGCAGTGCCGGGCAGGGTAAATGTGCCACCTGACATGCACTCAGACAAAAACAACGGTAAGGACTTCTCACCCTCCCCAATAGCAATACAATCAACGACGTCCTTTTTCAGCACAATTTCAGGCACCGCCGTTATATGCACACCGCCAAAGATAGTTGGCAGCTCCGGTTTTTTTTGTTTTAACACCCTTGCACATTCAAGCTGAAACTGATAATTTTTGGTAACACACGAAAAGGCAACTATATCTGGATTAGTCTTTAACACGTCATCGGCAACTTTTTCATAAGGAATGCTTGGCAGGGCTCTATAGACGCTGCTGTCCATAGCCTCATAATATACCAGCTCGGCGTCATGCCCTGCCTGCCCGCAAACTCCCATTAAATACGCTACCCCCAGGCTTGGCACATCCGGATAAACAAAGGTTATTTTACACTTTTTTCCCATCACTCTCCCGACACCGGCTAAATCAATATTTACACAGTGCAGCAATTGTAGCAATAACGCTCCGTGAAAATCAAGCACAGGGTTGCCCCCGAAATCCGACATAGAGGTAAGCAAACCGAGTAAAGGAGTTGAAATTAAGAGATTTGCAGAATCAATTCCCTGTCGTGGCGGTCTGTAAGTTTCTCACCGTTTTTAATTATAATATGGGGTGCACACTCCCCTAAAGCCTATATTAAAAAAGCTGCTTCTGTTGATGAGTTAAGAAACATGTTTGGGGTGTAGGTTGCCAAGATTACTCCGAACGGGAAAGAACCCAAACCGACGGTATGCAGCCGCTATCGGTCTTTGACTTTGGTACACATCAGCGGGTGCAGCCGGTGTATGAATATATTGTAGAGCCGTGGAACTTCTTTATTGAGATACCGAAAGAGCATGTTTCTTTCATAGATGTTTCTTTTATCAAAAAACATCCGTATTAAGTGCGGAATAATTACACTTAAAAAGAAGTTGCTGGTTTTAATAAATTTGTATAAGCGGAGTTTCAGAATAAATTTAACCAGCCACC
This genomic window contains:
- a CDS encoding cobalamin-dependent protein (Presence of a B(12) (cobalamin)-binding domain implies dependence on cobalamin itself, in one of its several forms, or in some unusual lineages, dependence on a cobalamin-like analog.); this translates as MSDFGGNPVLDFHGALLLQLLHCVNIDLAGVGRVMGKKCKITFVYPDVPSLGVAYLMGVCGQAGHDAELVYYEAMDSSVYRALPSIPYEKVADDVLKTNPDIVAFSCVTKNYQFQLECARVLKQKKPELPTIFGGVHITAVPEIVLKKDVVDCIAIGEGEKSLPLFLSECMSGGTFTLPGTAVRGIVYKKDGAVVGGYEQGEKNE